A region of Neovison vison isolate M4711 chromosome 7, ASM_NN_V1, whole genome shotgun sequence DNA encodes the following proteins:
- the NR1H2 gene encoding oxysterols receptor LXR-beta isoform X1, protein MSTPTTSSLDTPLPGNGPSQPSAPSSSPAIKEEGPELWPAGPDPDVPGSDWARSACSVVVPDPTEEPERKRKKGPAPKMLGHELCRVCGDKASGFHYNVLSCEGCKGFFRRSVVRGGARRYACRGGGTCQMDAFMRRKCQQCRLRKCKEAGMREQCVLSEEQIRKKKIRKQQQQQQQQQSPVGPVGGSSSTSGPGASPGGSDGGGQGSGEGEGVQLTAAQELMIQQLVAAQLQCNKRSFSDQPKVTPWPLGADPQSRDARQQRFAHFTELAIISVQEIVDFAKQVPGFLQLGREDQIALLKASTIEIMLLETARRYNHETECITFLKDFTYSKDDFHRAGLQVEFINPIFEFSRAMRRLGLDDAEYALLIAINIFSADRPNVQEPSRVEALQQPYVEALLSYTRIKRPQDQLRFPRMLMKLVSLRTLSSVHSEQVFALRLQDKKLPPLLSEIWDVHE, encoded by the exons ATGTCCACTCCCACCACCAGTTCTCTGGACACTCCCTTGCCTG GAAATGGCCCGTCTCAACCCAGCGCCCCCTCTTCTTCACCAGCTATAAAGGAGGAGGGTCCTGAACTGTGGCCTGCGGGTCCAGACCCTGATGTCCCGGGCAGTGATTGGGCCCGCTCAGCCTGCAGCGTGG TCGTTCCAGACCCTACAGAGGAGCCGGAGCGCAAGCGAAAGAAGGGCCCAGCTCCGAAGATGCTGGGCCACGAGCTGTGCCGCGTGTGCGGGGACAAAGCCTCCGGCTTCCACTACAACGTGCTCAGCTGCGAAGGCTGCAAGGGCTTCTTCCGACGCAGTGTGGTCCGAGGCGGGGCCCGGCGCTATGCCTGCCGGGGCGGCGGGACCTGCCAGATGGACGCCTTCATGCGGCGCAAGTGCCAGCAGTGCCGGCTGCGCAAATGCAAGGAGGCCGGGATGAGGGAGCAGT GCGTCCTCTCAGAAGAACAGATCCGGAAGAAGAAGATtcggaagcagcagcagcagcagcagcagcaacagtcCCCTGTAGGGCCGGTGGGTGGCAGCAGCTCAACCTCTGGGCCTGGGGCCTCCCCTGGAGGGTCTGACGGAGGTGGCCAAGGCTCCGGGGAAGGCGAGGGTGTTCAGTTGACCGCTGCTCAGGAACTCATGATCCAGCAACTGGTGGCCGCTCAACTGCAGTGTAACAAACGCTCCTTCTCTGACCAGCCCAAAGTCACG ccctggcccctggGTGCAGACCCCCAGTCCCGCGATGCCCGCCAGCAGCGTTTTGCCCACTTCACGGAGTTAGCCATCATCTCAGTCCAGGAGATTGTGGATTTCGCCAAACAGGTGCCTGGCTTCCTGCAACTGGGCCGTGAGGACCAGATCGCCCTCCTGAAGGCATCTACCATTGAG ATCATGCTGCTAGAGACAGCCAGACGCTACAACCATGAGACGGAGTGCATCACTTTCCTAAAGGACTTCACCTATAGCAAGGATGACTTCCACCGTGCAG GCCTGCAGGTGGAGTTCATCAACCCCATCTTTGAGTTCTCACGGGCCATGCGGCGGCTGGGCCTGGATGACGCTGAGTACGCCCTCCTCATCGCCATCAACATCTTCTCCGCTGACCGGCCCAACGTACAGGAGCCAAGCCGCGTCGAGGCCCTGCAGCAACCCTATGTTGAGGCACTGCTCTCCTACACGCGCATCAAGAGGCCACAG GACCAGCTGCGCTTTCCACGGATGCTGATGAAGCTCGTGAGCCTGCGCACTCTGAGTTCTGTGCACTCAGAGCAGGTTTTTGCCCTGCGACTCCAAGACAAGAAGCTGCCGCCTCTGCTGTCTGAGATCTGGGACGTCCATGAGTGA
- the NR1H2 gene encoding oxysterols receptor LXR-beta isoform X2: protein MSTPTTSSLDTPLPGNGPSQPSAPSSSPAIKEEGPELWPAGPDPDVPGSDWARSACSVDPTEEPERKRKKGPAPKMLGHELCRVCGDKASGFHYNVLSCEGCKGFFRRSVVRGGARRYACRGGGTCQMDAFMRRKCQQCRLRKCKEAGMREQCVLSEEQIRKKKIRKQQQQQQQQQSPVGPVGGSSSTSGPGASPGGSDGGGQGSGEGEGVQLTAAQELMIQQLVAAQLQCNKRSFSDQPKVTPWPLGADPQSRDARQQRFAHFTELAIISVQEIVDFAKQVPGFLQLGREDQIALLKASTIEIMLLETARRYNHETECITFLKDFTYSKDDFHRAGLQVEFINPIFEFSRAMRRLGLDDAEYALLIAINIFSADRPNVQEPSRVEALQQPYVEALLSYTRIKRPQDQLRFPRMLMKLVSLRTLSSVHSEQVFALRLQDKKLPPLLSEIWDVHE from the exons ATGTCCACTCCCACCACCAGTTCTCTGGACACTCCCTTGCCTG GAAATGGCCCGTCTCAACCCAGCGCCCCCTCTTCTTCACCAGCTATAAAGGAGGAGGGTCCTGAACTGTGGCCTGCGGGTCCAGACCCTGATGTCCCGGGCAGTGATTGGGCCCGCTCAGCCTGCAGCGTGG ACCCTACAGAGGAGCCGGAGCGCAAGCGAAAGAAGGGCCCAGCTCCGAAGATGCTGGGCCACGAGCTGTGCCGCGTGTGCGGGGACAAAGCCTCCGGCTTCCACTACAACGTGCTCAGCTGCGAAGGCTGCAAGGGCTTCTTCCGACGCAGTGTGGTCCGAGGCGGGGCCCGGCGCTATGCCTGCCGGGGCGGCGGGACCTGCCAGATGGACGCCTTCATGCGGCGCAAGTGCCAGCAGTGCCGGCTGCGCAAATGCAAGGAGGCCGGGATGAGGGAGCAGT GCGTCCTCTCAGAAGAACAGATCCGGAAGAAGAAGATtcggaagcagcagcagcagcagcagcagcaacagtcCCCTGTAGGGCCGGTGGGTGGCAGCAGCTCAACCTCTGGGCCTGGGGCCTCCCCTGGAGGGTCTGACGGAGGTGGCCAAGGCTCCGGGGAAGGCGAGGGTGTTCAGTTGACCGCTGCTCAGGAACTCATGATCCAGCAACTGGTGGCCGCTCAACTGCAGTGTAACAAACGCTCCTTCTCTGACCAGCCCAAAGTCACG ccctggcccctggGTGCAGACCCCCAGTCCCGCGATGCCCGCCAGCAGCGTTTTGCCCACTTCACGGAGTTAGCCATCATCTCAGTCCAGGAGATTGTGGATTTCGCCAAACAGGTGCCTGGCTTCCTGCAACTGGGCCGTGAGGACCAGATCGCCCTCCTGAAGGCATCTACCATTGAG ATCATGCTGCTAGAGACAGCCAGACGCTACAACCATGAGACGGAGTGCATCACTTTCCTAAAGGACTTCACCTATAGCAAGGATGACTTCCACCGTGCAG GCCTGCAGGTGGAGTTCATCAACCCCATCTTTGAGTTCTCACGGGCCATGCGGCGGCTGGGCCTGGATGACGCTGAGTACGCCCTCCTCATCGCCATCAACATCTTCTCCGCTGACCGGCCCAACGTACAGGAGCCAAGCCGCGTCGAGGCCCTGCAGCAACCCTATGTTGAGGCACTGCTCTCCTACACGCGCATCAAGAGGCCACAG GACCAGCTGCGCTTTCCACGGATGCTGATGAAGCTCGTGAGCCTGCGCACTCTGAGTTCTGTGCACTCAGAGCAGGTTTTTGCCCTGCGACTCCAAGACAAGAAGCTGCCGCCTCTGCTGTCTGAGATCTGGGACGTCCATGAGTGA